From the genome of Pseudomonadota bacterium, one region includes:
- a CDS encoding four helix bundle protein → MDFRDLDALHTAHDLLIEIYDISQSFPADNQFTLGAAICATALEIPAILAEGCGQKNDCALKKSISKAMGLTCRLEYFILVAGQLGIVDEENLAHLTDLLEALKIELNKSSA, encoded by the coding sequence ATGGATTTTCGCGACCTTGATGCCCTTCATACCGCACATGACCTGCTAATTGAGATATACGATATTAGCCAGTCATTCCCCGCTGACAATCAGTTTACTTTGGGTGCCGCAATTTGCGCCACAGCATTGGAAATACCAGCTATTTTAGCTGAGGGATGCGGCCAAAAAAACGATTGCGCATTGAAAAAATCGATTTCAAAAGCCATGGGTCTTACCTGCCGACTGGAATACTTCATCTTGGTTGCGGGTCAACTCGGCATTGTTGACGAAGAAAACTTAGCTCATTTAACCGACCTTTTGGAGGCA